A genomic segment from Curtobacterium sp. MCSS17_007 encodes:
- a CDS encoding pyridoxamine 5'-phosphate oxidase family protein — protein MTDTQADQRAAISDIVHGARTALLTTVSDDGQLHARPLAVQDKAFNGTLRFLVQDGSEKVADIARNPNVNVAIESQGGYLSIAGTATVTRDESVIDELWSPFAEAWFPDGRQDPTIRLLTVEGDSVEYWTQDTGPVGSLVQTLKAALGKQSQPDTGHHGTVEL, from the coding sequence ATGACCGACACGCAGGCAGACCAGCGCGCAGCCATCTCGGACATCGTCCACGGCGCCCGCACCGCCCTGCTCACCACCGTCAGCGACGACGGACAGCTGCACGCCCGACCCCTCGCCGTGCAGGACAAGGCCTTCAACGGCACGCTCCGCTTCCTGGTGCAGGACGGCAGCGAGAAGGTGGCGGACATCGCGCGCAACCCCAATGTCAACGTCGCCATCGAGTCGCAGGGCGGCTACCTCTCCATCGCCGGCACCGCCACCGTGACACGGGACGAGTCCGTGATCGACGAGCTGTGGTCGCCGTTCGCCGAGGCGTGGTTCCCCGACGGCCGCCAGGACCCGACGATCCGGCTCCTCACCGTCGAGGGCGACTCCGTCGAGTACTGGACGCAGGACACCGGCCCCGTGGGGAGCCTCGTGCAGACCCTCAAGGCGGCGCTGGGCAAGCAGAGCCAGCCCGACACCGGCCACCACGGCACCGTCGAGCTCTAG
- a CDS encoding LLM class flavin-dependent oxidoreductase, producing the protein MSNAFGTDRPSDVPPPAPERIGPVQLGLDTFGDVTERADGSLRSDAQSIRDVIDQAVLADQVGIDFIGVGEHHREDFVVSAPEVVLAAIAARTERIRMGSAVTVLSSDDPVRVYERFATVDALSDGRAEVILGRGSFTESFPLFGYDLADYEVLFEEKLQLWNALRGGDAVTWSGTKRASLTDQDVFPKLEHGPIPTWIGVGGSPQSVIRAASYGLPLFLAIIGGQPAQFAPFSRLYRQALTQLELPQQPIAMHSPGFVAETDEEAAERYWPYHKAVTDRLGRERGWPPLDTAQYQAGLSAGGSLYVGSPETVARKIARNMRILGVSRFDMRYATGRLPHEDMMRSIELYGTRVAPRVRELLAEPVPVP; encoded by the coding sequence ATGAGCAACGCATTCGGCACCGACCGTCCCTCGGACGTCCCGCCGCCCGCACCCGAGCGGATCGGGCCCGTACAGCTCGGGCTCGACACCTTCGGCGACGTGACCGAACGTGCCGACGGGTCGCTCCGCTCCGACGCCCAGAGCATCCGCGACGTCATCGACCAGGCGGTCCTGGCCGACCAGGTCGGCATCGACTTCATCGGCGTGGGCGAGCACCACCGCGAGGACTTCGTCGTGAGCGCGCCCGAGGTCGTCCTCGCGGCGATCGCCGCGCGGACGGAGCGCATCCGCATGGGCAGCGCCGTCACCGTGCTGTCCTCCGACGACCCGGTCCGGGTGTACGAGCGCTTCGCGACCGTCGACGCGCTGTCGGACGGTCGCGCAGAGGTGATCCTCGGCCGTGGGTCGTTCACCGAGTCCTTCCCGCTCTTCGGCTACGACCTGGCGGACTACGAGGTCCTGTTCGAGGAGAAGCTGCAGCTGTGGAACGCGCTCCGCGGCGGCGACGCCGTGACGTGGTCGGGCACGAAGCGCGCCTCGCTGACCGACCAGGACGTCTTCCCGAAGCTCGAGCACGGCCCGATCCCGACGTGGATCGGCGTCGGCGGCTCGCCCCAGTCGGTCATCCGCGCGGCCTCGTACGGGCTGCCCCTCTTCCTCGCGATCATCGGCGGGCAGCCGGCGCAGTTCGCGCCGTTCTCGCGGCTGTACCGGCAGGCGCTCACGCAGCTCGAGCTCCCGCAGCAGCCGATCGCCATGCACTCGCCGGGCTTCGTCGCCGAGACCGACGAGGAGGCCGCCGAGCGGTACTGGCCGTACCACAAGGCCGTCACCGACCGTCTCGGCCGCGAGCGCGGCTGGCCGCCCCTCGACACGGCCCAGTACCAGGCGGGCCTGTCCGCGGGCGGGTCGCTGTACGTCGGATCGCCGGAGACCGTCGCGCGGAAGATCGCGCGCAACATGCGGATCCTCGGCGTCTCGCGGTTCGACATGCGGTACGCCACGGGCCGCCTGCCGCACGAGGACATGATGCGCTCGATCGAGCTCTACGGCACGCGGGTCGCACCGCGGGTGCGCGAGCTGCTGGCCGAGCCGGTGCCGGTGCCGTAG
- a CDS encoding SDR family oxidoreductase — MPNLPDQTGRRIVVTGANSGTGEETAKRLAGAGASVVLAVRTPAKGDAAADRIRRAHPDADVEVRELDLADLASVRRFAAAVAADDRRLDVLVNNAGVMAPPQRFETADGFELQFGTNFLGHLALTNLLLPTLLRDGGDARPAPRVATMSSLAAIPGSIRFADLQWERGYNGWRAYAQSKLADLLLALHLHRLSVERDWPLVSTAAHPGYTRTNLQSAGRSLGRSRPVRSSDRALPFTQAVEQGAEPLLYAAVGPAAVGGAYYGPSGFGGLTGPTTTVSVPRSARSADLARALWAVAEDLTDTHAPD, encoded by the coding sequence ATGCCGAACCTCCCCGACCAGACCGGCCGTCGCATCGTCGTCACGGGTGCCAACAGCGGCACCGGCGAGGAGACCGCGAAGCGGCTGGCCGGCGCCGGCGCGAGCGTCGTCCTGGCGGTCCGGACGCCCGCGAAGGGCGACGCCGCGGCGGACCGGATCCGCCGCGCCCACCCGGACGCCGACGTCGAGGTCCGGGAGCTCGACCTCGCCGACCTCGCCAGCGTGCGGCGGTTCGCGGCAGCCGTCGCTGCCGACGACCGACGGCTCGACGTGCTCGTGAACAACGCCGGCGTCATGGCGCCGCCCCAGCGGTTCGAGACGGCGGACGGCTTCGAGCTGCAGTTCGGCACGAACTTCCTCGGCCACCTCGCGTTGACGAACCTGCTGCTGCCGACCCTGCTGCGGGACGGCGGCGACGCACGTCCGGCACCGCGGGTCGCGACCATGTCGAGCCTCGCCGCGATCCCCGGCAGCATCCGCTTCGCCGACCTGCAGTGGGAACGCGGCTACAACGGCTGGCGGGCGTACGCACAGTCGAAGCTCGCCGACCTGCTCCTCGCCCTGCACCTGCACCGGCTGTCGGTCGAACGGGACTGGCCGCTCGTCAGCACCGCGGCGCACCCCGGGTACACCCGCACGAACCTGCAGTCCGCGGGACGGTCGCTCGGGCGGTCACGGCCGGTGCGCTCCAGCGACCGCGCCCTCCCCTTCACGCAGGCGGTCGAGCAGGGCGCCGAGCCCCTGCTGTACGCCGCGGTGGGTCCGGCCGCGGTCGGCGGCGCCTACTACGGCCCGTCCGGCTTCGGCGGCCTCACCGGACCGACCACCACCGTCTCGGTCCCGCGTTCTGCGCGGAGCGCCGACCTCGCCCGCGCGCTCTGGGCGGTCGCTGAGGACCTCACGGACACGCACGCACCGGACTGA
- a CDS encoding SGNH/GDSL hydrolase family protein — translation MTPSTLPVAARCPDDDTAPPRRRHRTRGVFAAALAAVTASALVACSEDSSQAVAPSPSATGRAWDHAPGARIVVIGDSVSGGHGLSPEQAWPALLARTERWQLTNLSCDGAGVVAEGDPDTCASAYPGLVQRAVDLRPRVVFVQASSNDLGQDDAEVTSATDRLVALVHRDLPAARVVGLSAVWNEQDPPAQLTTISHALRRAVRRDGGTYVDVGQPLAGHPEWMQSDDVHPTARGQRALEAGVIDAFARDRLRF, via the coding sequence GTGACCCCGAGCACCCTGCCGGTCGCCGCCCGCTGCCCGGACGACGACACCGCCCCGCCCCGTCGGCGCCACCGCACCCGCGGCGTGTTCGCCGCGGCGCTCGCCGCCGTGACCGCCTCCGCCCTGGTCGCCTGCAGCGAGGACTCCTCCCAGGCCGTGGCGCCGTCGCCGTCCGCCACCGGTCGAGCATGGGACCACGCACCGGGTGCGCGGATCGTCGTGATCGGCGACTCGGTCAGCGGCGGGCACGGTCTGTCACCCGAGCAGGCATGGCCCGCGCTCCTCGCCCGGACCGAGCGGTGGCAGCTGACCAACCTGTCGTGCGACGGCGCTGGCGTCGTCGCCGAGGGCGACCCGGACACCTGCGCGAGCGCCTACCCCGGGCTCGTGCAGCGCGCGGTCGACCTGCGACCACGGGTCGTGTTCGTGCAGGCGAGCTCGAACGACCTCGGTCAGGACGACGCCGAGGTCACGAGTGCCACGGACCGGCTCGTCGCCCTGGTGCACCGGGACCTGCCGGCCGCCCGGGTCGTCGGGCTGAGCGCGGTGTGGAACGAGCAGGACCCGCCGGCGCAGCTGACCACGATCTCGCACGCGCTCCGGCGGGCGGTCCGGCGCGACGGCGGCACGTACGTCGACGTCGGACAGCCGCTGGCCGGCCACCCCGAGTGGATGCAGTCCGACGACGTGCACCCGACCGCCAGGGGGCAGCGTGCCCTCGAGGCCGGGGTGATCGACGCGTTCGCGCGCGACCGCCTGCGGTTCTGA
- a CDS encoding NRDE family protein, with product MCTVVVRVDPAAEWPVTVLALRDESPDRPWDAPAAWWPDRDPSVRGVRDRSAGGAWLAASDDAGLAVVLNRAEPVPSDDGTWTTRGVLPLDAVTGALPGADGGLPTTRAFNLVRATADGVAVDTWDGAAVRTSVLGPGVHMVTHGAPDDPASPRIGRWLDAFRAAPAPSGPPALGPFDELRSADHGDDAGDGWSGWFGVLAESTALPADHPDAILRDAVEPDGHVATLSIVAAAVGVDRTVLQHARLERPGRLDGSVELHRA from the coding sequence ATGTGCACCGTCGTCGTCCGCGTCGACCCCGCTGCCGAGTGGCCGGTCACCGTGCTCGCGCTCCGCGACGAGTCCCCGGACCGTCCCTGGGACGCGCCGGCCGCCTGGTGGCCCGACCGCGACCCGTCGGTCCGAGGTGTCCGCGACCGGTCCGCCGGGGGTGCATGGCTCGCCGCGTCCGACGACGCGGGGCTCGCCGTCGTGCTCAACCGGGCCGAACCGGTGCCGAGCGACGACGGCACCTGGACCACCCGCGGCGTGCTGCCGCTCGACGCCGTGACCGGGGCCCTGCCGGGCGCTGACGGTGGGCTGCCGACCACCAGGGCGTTCAACCTGGTGCGTGCCACCGCCGACGGCGTCGCGGTCGACACCTGGGACGGGGCAGCGGTCCGCACCAGCGTGCTCGGTCCCGGCGTGCACATGGTGACGCACGGTGCTCCCGACGATCCCGCGTCGCCGCGCATCGGTCGCTGGCTCGACGCGTTCCGGGCGGCCCCCGCCCCGAGCGGCCCGCCCGCGCTCGGCCCCTTCGACGAACTGCGGAGCGCAGACCACGGCGACGACGCGGGCGACGGGTGGAGCGGCTGGTTCGGCGTGCTCGCCGAGTCGACCGCGCTGCCCGCCGACCACCCGGACGCGATCCTCCGTGACGCCGTCGAGCCGGACGGGCACGTCGCGACGCTGTCGATCGTCGCCGCGGCCGTCGGCGTGGACCGGACGGTGCTGCAGCACGCCCGACTCGAGCGGCCCGGGCGACTCGACGGGTCGGTCGAGCTGCACCGGGCCTGA
- a CDS encoding DUF2071 domain-containing protein gives MTDAVRDRAAVPLLHRPVAVHAWEDVVFAHWRRDPASLARLVPRGTRPDVVDGSAWVGLTAYVFRQTAIPPFPPSRRLGSMTEVTIEVPTIDTRGRRGIVYRTVDTGHVPAIVAANTLLGVPYTFAHVRASRRGDTLDHRSVRHPARAAHPVRWVRDVLRTRQPRTPRPRYDAVVRVTAGDVVDSPLAVDLTTRAGIHARHLAQTLFWQRQHAPLTIRSARLERLEGDLPAAVGVPGLFDHEPDSLLVVDGTTVRYAWGEVVR, from the coding sequence GTGACCGACGCGGTACGGGACCGGGCGGCGGTACCGCTGCTGCACCGCCCCGTCGCGGTGCACGCGTGGGAAGACGTCGTCTTCGCGCACTGGCGCCGTGACCCGGCGTCGCTCGCCCGGCTCGTCCCGCGCGGGACCCGCCCCGACGTCGTCGACGGCAGCGCGTGGGTGGGCCTGACCGCCTACGTCTTCCGGCAGACGGCGATCCCGCCGTTCCCGCCGTCGCGCCGGCTCGGATCGATGACCGAGGTGACGATCGAGGTCCCGACGATCGACACCCGCGGCCGGCGGGGCATCGTCTACCGCACGGTCGACACGGGGCACGTTCCCGCGATCGTCGCGGCCAACACGCTCCTCGGGGTCCCGTACACGTTCGCCCACGTCCGGGCCTCGCGCCGCGGGGACACGCTCGACCACCGGTCCGTGCGGCACCCCGCCCGGGCCGCTCACCCCGTCCGCTGGGTGCGGGACGTCCTGCGCACCCGGCAGCCGAGGACGCCGCGACCCCGGTACGACGCCGTGGTCCGGGTCACGGCGGGCGACGTCGTCGACTCCCCGCTCGCCGTCGACCTCACCACGCGCGCGGGCATCCACGCGCGCCACCTGGCACAGACGCTCTTCTGGCAGCGCCAGCACGCGCCGCTGACCATCCGGTCGGCCCGGCTGGAGCGGCTCGAGGGCGACCTGCCCGCCGCGGTGGGCGTACCCGGGCTGTTCGACCACGAGCCGGACTCGCTGCTCGTCGTCGACGGCACCACCGTCCGCTACGCGTGGGGGGAGGTCGTCCGGTGA
- a CDS encoding DUF1810 domain-containing protein, whose protein sequence is MSGGDLERFVRAQDGVHDQALAELRDGRKRSHWMWFVFPQLAGLGRSATAQHYAVDGLDEARAYLAHPVLGPRLVQAAEVAAAAPARSADDLFGGVDAMKARSSMTLFARAADDPAPYRAVLDRWFHGTEDPLTVRLLEGDD, encoded by the coding sequence GTGAGCGGTGGCGACCTCGAGCGCTTCGTGCGTGCCCAGGACGGCGTGCACGACCAGGCGCTCGCGGAACTGCGCGACGGCCGCAAGCGGTCCCACTGGATGTGGTTCGTCTTCCCGCAGCTCGCGGGGCTCGGCCGGAGCGCGACCGCGCAGCACTACGCGGTCGACGGCCTCGACGAGGCGCGTGCGTACCTGGCGCACCCGGTGCTCGGACCGCGCCTGGTGCAGGCCGCGGAGGTGGCCGCCGCGGCACCGGCCCGCAGCGCGGACGACCTGTTCGGCGGCGTCGACGCGATGAAGGCCCGCTCGTCGATGACGCTGTTCGCTCGTGCGGCGGACGACCCGGCGCCGTACCGTGCGGTGCTCGACCGGTGGTTCCACGGGACCGAGGACCCCCTGACGGTCCGGCTGCTCGAGGGCGACGACTGA
- a CDS encoding GntR family transcriptional regulator, whose protein sequence is MPVPSSAPTEHQLLRDTVRHKIHAAIMDGTLEPGERLNDDELIAWLGVSRTPIREALSQLARAGLIEMAPNRYTRVTTPDPAQVVEAMQTLGVLFGGVVRLAVPRLTAAARKKILAQLDRTIAELEAHDVPAVNHDALDVFGLYVDACGNENLQRVCRDTTDGLAFRLRLPNLDELLDWDQLTTDFRRLRAATESGDNVAAELATEAIHLLPGEKHHGRP, encoded by the coding sequence ATGCCGGTCCCCAGCAGCGCCCCCACCGAGCACCAGCTCCTGCGCGACACCGTCCGCCACAAGATCCACGCCGCCATCATGGACGGCACGCTCGAGCCCGGGGAGCGGCTCAACGACGACGAGCTGATCGCCTGGCTCGGCGTCTCGCGCACGCCGATCCGCGAGGCCCTGAGCCAGCTCGCCCGCGCTGGGCTCATCGAGATGGCCCCGAACCGGTACACCCGCGTGACGACGCCCGATCCAGCGCAGGTCGTCGAGGCGATGCAGACCCTCGGCGTCCTGTTCGGCGGCGTCGTCCGCCTGGCGGTCCCCCGACTGACCGCCGCCGCCCGGAAGAAGATCCTGGCGCAGCTCGACCGGACGATCGCGGAACTCGAGGCGCACGACGTGCCCGCCGTGAACCACGACGCCCTCGACGTCTTCGGGCTGTACGTCGACGCCTGCGGCAACGAGAACCTGCAGCGCGTCTGCCGCGACACCACGGACGGTCTGGCGTTCCGGCTCCGCCTGCCGAACCTCGACGAGCTCCTGGACTGGGACCAGCTGACGACCGACTTCCGGCGCCTCCGTGCCGCGACCGAGTCGGGCGACAACGTCGCCGCCGAGCTCGCGACCGAGGCGATCCACCTGCTGCCGGGCGAGAAGCACCACGGCCGGCCCTGA
- a CDS encoding MarR family transcriptional regulator → MSHRQPDRTEIAARLAAAVGRINRRARTDSAALGYGLVSALATIQAEGPLRPGDLSRIEVVTKPTMTRILTELEQRGFIAREADPRDGRAFMVSATPEGIAAVERARSDRTGIVAGLIADLPVEDVETIAAALGALERIGQGDRAQEVPTGEH, encoded by the coding sequence ATGAGCCACCGCCAGCCGGACCGCACCGAGATCGCCGCGCGCCTGGCGGCCGCCGTCGGTCGCATCAACCGGCGCGCCCGGACCGACTCGGCCGCGCTCGGCTACGGACTCGTCTCCGCGCTCGCGACGATCCAGGCCGAGGGACCCCTGCGCCCCGGCGACCTGTCGCGGATCGAGGTGGTCACGAAGCCGACCATGACCCGGATCCTCACGGAGCTCGAACAGCGTGGGTTCATCGCGCGTGAGGCCGATCCCCGTGACGGCCGGGCCTTCATGGTGTCGGCCACACCCGAGGGGATCGCCGCGGTCGAACGGGCTCGTTCCGACCGCACCGGGATCGTCGCCGGCCTCATCGCCGACCTGCCCGTCGAGGACGTCGAGACGATCGCCGCTGCCCTCGGCGCCCTCGAACGGATCGGCCAGGGCGACCGCGCCCAGGAAGTTCCCACCGGAGAGCACTGA
- a CDS encoding phospholipase, translated as MTRTSPEPPITATTRRQALDTPSRRVRRALRSRTALVTGGAAAVALVGGIAVVGTQPALGDAIGAPTASASSTPALHGESLDRAQAAATIATARTVLADANDKTDTAALERQVQALSDYREMSGAVITSRIASTVDAATDVAEASAAQDKADADAAAAAAAAAAKAEADAKAAAEAAQRQAAANTVAGAKATASSMASSQYGWGADQFRCLDSLWTKESGWDYRAVNPNGGATGIPQALPGSKMATVAADWQTNATTQVTWGLRYISAAYGTPCAAWAHSQANNFY; from the coding sequence ATGACTCGCACCTCCCCCGAACCCCCCATCACCGCGACCACCCGACGACAGGCGCTCGACACCCCGAGCCGACGTGTCCGTCGCGCCCTCCGCAGCCGTACCGCCCTCGTGACCGGCGGAGCAGCCGCGGTGGCGCTCGTCGGCGGCATCGCGGTCGTCGGCACCCAGCCGGCCCTCGGCGACGCGATCGGCGCCCCGACGGCGAGCGCGTCGAGCACGCCGGCGCTCCACGGCGAGTCGCTCGACCGGGCACAGGCCGCGGCGACCATCGCGACGGCCCGTACCGTCCTCGCCGACGCCAACGACAAGACCGACACCGCGGCCCTCGAGCGCCAGGTGCAGGCCCTCTCCGACTACCGCGAGATGTCGGGGGCGGTGATCACGTCGCGGATCGCCTCGACGGTCGACGCAGCCACCGACGTCGCCGAGGCCAGTGCCGCGCAGGACAAGGCCGACGCCGACGCGGCAGCAGCGGCGGCCGCGGCGGCAGCGAAGGCGGAGGCCGACGCGAAGGCGGCGGCCGAGGCAGCCCAGCGGCAGGCGGCCGCGAACACCGTGGCGGGCGCCAAGGCGACCGCTTCGTCGATGGCGTCATCGCAGTACGGCTGGGGCGCTGACCAGTTCCGGTGCCTCGACAGCCTCTGGACCAAGGAGTCCGGCTGGGACTACCGGGCCGTCAACCCGAACGGCGGTGCCACCGGCATCCCGCAGGCACTGCCCGGGTCGAAGATGGCGACGGTCGCGGCGGACTGGCAGACGAACGCCACGACGCAGGTCACCTGGGGGCTCCGCTACATCAGCGCGGCCTACGGCACCCCGTGCGCGGCGTGGGCGCACTCGCAGGCGAACAACTTCTACTGA
- a CDS encoding sigma-70 family RNA polymerase sigma factor: MQHQPLADLDDAVLAGRSSDGDVRAFEVLIRRYTPLLRAYARRTLGSTDELDDVVQETFITAWNRLDALQDGAKVKSWLMRILSRKCIDRIRARREHLDVTELEVAAPRDDAPERVAEARSREEAVETALAELPEAQRRCWVMKEVLEYRYEDIAEELDLPVSTVRGLLSRARKNMIRLMEAWR, translated from the coding sequence GTGCAGCACCAGCCCCTCGCCGACCTCGACGACGCCGTCCTCGCGGGTCGGTCGTCCGACGGCGACGTCCGGGCGTTCGAGGTCCTCATCCGGCGGTACACCCCGCTGCTCCGTGCCTACGCCCGACGCACCCTGGGGTCGACGGACGAGCTCGACGACGTCGTGCAGGAGACCTTCATCACGGCCTGGAACCGTCTCGACGCCCTCCAGGACGGCGCGAAGGTCAAGTCGTGGCTGATGCGGATCCTCAGCCGGAAGTGCATCGACCGCATCCGGGCCCGCCGCGAACACCTCGACGTCACCGAGCTCGAGGTCGCGGCACCGCGCGACGACGCCCCGGAGCGTGTGGCCGAGGCCCGGTCGCGCGAGGAGGCGGTGGAGACCGCCCTGGCCGAGCTCCCGGAGGCGCAACGGCGGTGCTGGGTCATGAAGGAAGTGCTCGAGTACCGCTACGAGGACATCGCGGAGGAACTCGACCTCCCCGTCTCGACGGTGCGTGGCCTGCTCTCCCGTGCGAGGAAGAACATGATCCGTCTCATGGAGGCTTGGCGATGA
- a CDS encoding MOSC domain-containing protein codes for MSLVTAVCRVEQLLRDSGTIGVTAIDKRRVDGPVRVRPLGLHADVQADRKHHGGEDQAVYAYADEDAAYFAEMLGRDVPPGLFGENLRTSGVDVTGAVTGERWRVGDSLELEVTIPRTPCGTFARRMRIDGWVKRFAAENRPGAYLRVLHSGPVAAGDRVVVTHRPAHGVTIGEISAGLSPDRARAVLESGDRLAPKVVRDVSKVLARGRV; via the coding sequence ATGTCCCTCGTCACCGCCGTCTGCCGCGTCGAACAGCTCCTCCGCGACTCCGGGACCATCGGCGTGACCGCGATCGACAAACGGCGCGTCGACGGCCCGGTGCGGGTGCGGCCGCTCGGGCTCCACGCCGACGTGCAGGCGGACCGGAAGCACCACGGCGGCGAGGACCAGGCCGTCTACGCCTACGCCGACGAGGACGCGGCGTACTTCGCCGAGATGCTCGGGAGGGACGTCCCGCCGGGGCTCTTCGGCGAGAACCTCCGGACCAGCGGGGTGGACGTCACCGGGGCCGTGACCGGTGAACGCTGGCGGGTCGGCGACTCCCTCGAGCTCGAGGTGACGATCCCGCGCACGCCGTGCGGCACCTTCGCCCGACGCATGCGGATCGACGGCTGGGTGAAGCGGTTCGCTGCCGAGAACCGGCCGGGTGCCTACCTGCGCGTGCTGCACTCCGGCCCCGTGGCGGCGGGAGACCGGGTCGTGGTCACGCACCGACCGGCGCACGGCGTCACGATCGGCGAGATCTCGGCCGGACTGTCACCTGATCGTGCCCGCGCGGTGCTCGAGTCGGGTGACCGTCTCGCCCCGAAGGTCGTCCGCGACGTCTCCAAGGTCCTGGCCCGCGGCCGGGTCTGA
- a CDS encoding MmcQ/YjbR family DNA-binding protein has translation MDGAALHEVTMRTALALPAVEETQPFGEQSVVYKVVGRMFVLATTLRGVPIVNLKCAPPHGAALVRDHAEVTPGWHMDKRHWITLAPGDGIDETMVEDLVANSYDLVVAGLPRHRRPLDPVGRRAEGSDPAAGQDLGDVADDLRGETVTRLEHRAGTIR, from the coding sequence GTGGACGGCGCAGCACTGCACGAGGTGACCATGCGGACCGCGCTGGCGCTCCCCGCGGTCGAGGAGACCCAGCCGTTCGGCGAGCAGTCGGTCGTGTACAAGGTGGTCGGCCGCATGTTCGTGCTCGCGACGACGTTGCGCGGCGTGCCGATCGTGAACCTGAAGTGCGCCCCACCGCACGGTGCCGCGCTCGTCCGCGACCACGCCGAGGTCACGCCCGGGTGGCACATGGACAAGCGTCACTGGATCACGCTGGCGCCCGGCGACGGGATCGACGAGACGATGGTCGAGGACCTTGTGGCGAACTCGTACGACCTCGTGGTCGCCGGGCTCCCGCGCCACCGTCGGCCGCTCGACCCGGTCGGACGGCGTGCGGAGGGGTCAGACCCGGCCGCGGGCCAGGACCTTGGAGACGTCGCGGACGACCTTCGGGGCGAGACGGTCACCCGACTCGAGCACCGCGCGGGCACGATCAGGTGA
- the epsC gene encoding serine O-acetyltransferase EpsC, whose product MTRAVRRGVLRTVREDLAAARRGDPAARGDLENAVVYSGLHAIWTHRLTHRLWFARGLPGSRFAARVIAQLARSATGIEIHPGARIGRRFFIDHGMGVVIGETAVIGDDVVVFHGVTLGGRGGEHGPGRRRHPTVGDRVVLGAGSSLIGAIEVGADSVVGANTVVTKDVPAGSVVTGVAGTARPRSGHEGVPTL is encoded by the coding sequence GTGACGCGTGCCGTCCGACGCGGCGTGCTGCGGACGGTCCGCGAGGACCTCGCCGCAGCACGCCGCGGCGACCCCGCTGCCCGGGGTGACCTCGAGAACGCGGTCGTCTACTCGGGGCTGCACGCGATCTGGACGCACCGGCTGACGCACCGTCTCTGGTTCGCCCGCGGGCTGCCCGGATCGCGGTTCGCGGCGCGGGTGATCGCGCAGCTCGCCCGCTCCGCCACGGGGATCGAGATCCACCCGGGCGCGCGCATCGGCCGGCGGTTCTTCATCGACCACGGGATGGGTGTCGTGATCGGCGAGACGGCGGTGATCGGCGACGACGTCGTGGTGTTCCACGGCGTGACGCTCGGCGGCCGGGGCGGCGAGCACGGTCCCGGTCGACGACGTCACCCCACGGTGGGCGACCGGGTGGTGCTCGGCGCCGGGTCCTCGCTCATCGGAGCGATCGAGGTGGGCGCCGACTCGGTGGTCGGCGCGAACACGGTCGTCACGAAGGACGTGCCCGCGGGTTCGGTCGTCACCGGCGTCGCCGGCACCGCACGCCCGCGGTCGGGACACGAGGGCGTCCCGACGCTCTGA